In Acidobacteriota bacterium, the following proteins share a genomic window:
- a CDS encoding ParB/RepB/Spo0J family partition protein: MSKKALGRGLSALFSPTTAIESDLLELGIDQIEPNPSQPRKFFAEDKLEELAQSIRANGLIQPLVVRRAGESFQIIAGERRWRAAQRAGLMKVPCVIKEVREDEVLTLSLIENIQREELNPIEEANAYKSLVEQLGVTQEEIARQVGKDRASIANFMRLLKLPAEIQRLVEDEKLSMGHARALLPIEHADKQIKLAQQIIEQDLSVRETERLVKHHLEGKPAKVKPAPDPAIEREQANIKAAEMKLSKKLAAPVKIKFSEKGGAIEIKFISMDDLMRVYDLLDETAKQSSAM, from the coding sequence ATGTCAAAGAAAGCACTGGGCAGGGGGCTTAGTGCGCTCTTTAGCCCCACAACCGCGATTGAGAGCGACCTGCTTGAACTCGGCATTGACCAGATCGAACCGAACCCTTCGCAACCCCGCAAATTTTTCGCCGAAGACAAACTCGAAGAGTTGGCGCAATCGATTCGCGCCAACGGCTTGATTCAGCCCTTGGTGGTGCGGCGCGCCGGCGAGAGTTTTCAAATCATCGCCGGCGAACGGCGCTGGCGCGCGGCGCAACGCGCCGGACTGATGAAAGTCCCCTGCGTCATTAAAGAGGTTCGCGAAGATGAAGTGCTCACCCTCTCTTTGATTGAAAACATTCAACGCGAAGAACTCAATCCCATCGAAGAAGCCAACGCTTATAAAAGCCTGGTCGAACAACTGGGCGTCACCCAGGAAGAGATTGCCCGGCAGGTCGGCAAAGACCGCGCTTCGATTGCCAATTTCATGCGGCTGTTGAAATTGCCCGCCGAAATTCAACGCCTGGTCGAGGATGAAAAACTGTCGATGGGACATGCGCGCGCTTTGCTGCCGATTGAACACGCTGACAAACAGATTAAACTCGCCCAGCAAATCATCGAACAGGATTTGTCGGTGCGCGAAACCGAACGTTTAGTCAAACACCACCTTGAAGGTAAACCCGCCAAAGTCAAACCCGCGCCAGACCCGGCTATCGAACGCGAACAGGCGAATATCAAAGCCGCTGAAATGAAGTTAAGTAAAAAACTCGCCGCTCCCGTGAAGATAAAATTTTCCGAAAAAGGCGGGGCGATTGAAATCAAATTCATTTCGATGGACGATTTAATGCGCGTTTATGATTTGCTCGACGAAACCGCAAAGCAAAGTTCAGCAATGTAA
- a CDS encoding transcriptional regulator, producing MKEGDIILTPVPQSDGQIKNRPALFLRELPPFNDALVCGISTQVQQQVIGFDEIIEQSDGDFSSSGLMANSLIRLGFLAVIPRPKIIGSIGSIATDRHKRLLKNLSDYLIK from the coding sequence ATGAAAGAAGGTGACATTATTCTTACGCCTGTGCCGCAGTCCGACGGGCAAATTAAAAATCGACCCGCTTTGTTTTTACGGGAATTGCCGCCTTTTAATGACGCGCTGGTTTGCGGCATCAGCACACAAGTACAACAGCAAGTTATCGGCTTTGATGAAATCATCGAACAATCGGACGGCGATTTTTCATCAAGCGGATTGATGGCAAACTCGCTGATTCGCCTTGGTTTTCTGGCAGTCATACCACGTCCAAAAATTATTGGAAGCATCGGTTCAATCGCAACTGACCGACATAAACGCTTACTCAAAAATTTAAGCGATTACTTAATCAAGTAA
- a CDS encoding NAD(P)-dependent oxidoreductase encodes MLRERSLTARRFSKWLCAIHPEAKERGIMNVGFIGLGKMGSAMARNLIRAGHEVTVFNRTPERAKELQSAGARVAQTPAEVCKGEAVITCLADDEAVTQVVSGETGIAEGLTDGAIHLSMSTLSVHQVEQLKAIHRKRRQRFIAAPVFGRPDAAAAAKLLIVAGGEANAINECQPLFEAMGQRIIKVGEDPTAAAMVKLTGNFLLASAVESLSEAIALLKKSGTDPKVCLEALTTTLFASPVYQNYSAMMLQEKYEPGFRLALGLKDVRLALAAAESFGAQMPTAELLAQRLQHAVALGFADKDLAALALVSEETAKSEAAI; translated from the coding sequence ATGTTGAGAGAGCGGTCTTTGACCGCGAGGCGCTTTAGTAAATGGCTTTGCGCCATCCACCCTGAAGCGAAAGAGAGAGGCATCATGAATGTCGGATTTATCGGTCTTGGAAAAATGGGAAGCGCGATGGCGCGCAATCTCATCAGAGCCGGTCACGAAGTTACAGTGTTCAATCGCACACCGGAACGCGCCAAAGAATTGCAAAGCGCAGGCGCGCGGGTTGCGCAAACGCCTGCTGAAGTTTGCAAAGGTGAAGCGGTCATCACCTGTCTTGCAGATGATGAAGCCGTGACCCAGGTGGTTTCGGGTGAAACGGGAATTGCCGAGGGACTCACTGATGGCGCGATTCACCTTTCGATGAGCACGCTGAGCGTTCATCAGGTTGAACAACTCAAAGCCATTCATCGCAAACGCCGTCAGCGATTCATTGCGGCTCCGGTATTCGGGCGTCCCGATGCGGCGGCGGCGGCGAAATTACTGATTGTTGCAGGCGGCGAGGCAAATGCCATCAATGAGTGTCAACCGCTTTTTGAAGCGATGGGACAACGCATCATCAAGGTTGGTGAAGATCCAACCGCTGCCGCGATGGTAAAACTCACCGGCAATTTTTTATTGGCTTCAGCGGTTGAAAGTTTAAGTGAAGCGATAGCCTTGCTCAAAAAATCCGGCACCGACCCGAAGGTTTGCCTTGAGGCGCTGACGACGACCTTATTTGCGTCGCCGGTTTATCAAAATTATTCGGCGATGATGTTGCAGGAAAAATACGAGCCGGGGTTTCGTCTGGCGCTTGGCTTGAAAGATGTGCGGTTGGCGCTCGCCGCCGCCGAATCATTCGGCGCACAGATGCCGACCGCTGAACTTTTAGCGCAACGTCTACAGCATGCCGTCGCGCTTGGCTTCGCGGACAAAGACCTGGCGGCGCTGGCTTTGGTTAGCGAAGAAACTGCGAAATCGGAGGCGGCGATTTAA
- a CDS encoding RidA family protein — protein MTQSTANVRFINRAPLGYSHIVEVRGGRTLYIAGQLALDKQGNLVGEGDFRAQVEQVFANLKLRLEEVGATFQEVIKLNYYLTDASDLLAVREIRNRYINTDNPPASTLVVVKQLVREAYLIEVEAIAVVND, from the coding sequence ATGACCCAATCAACTGCCAACGTTCGTTTTATCAATCGCGCGCCGCTCGGCTATTCGCATATTGTCGAAGTGCGCGGCGGGCGCACGCTTTACATCGCCGGGCAACTGGCGCTCGATAAACAAGGCAACCTCGTCGGTGAAGGCGATTTTCGCGCCCAGGTTGAACAGGTTTTCGCAAACCTCAAATTACGACTCGAAGAAGTCGGTGCAACTTTTCAAGAGGTAATCAAACTCAATTATTATTTGACGGACGCTTCGGATTTGCTCGCGGTTCGCGAGATTCGCAATCGCTATATCAATACCGACAACCCGCCGGCGAGCACTCTGGTTGTTGTCAAACAACTGGTGCGCGAAGCCTATTTGATTGAGGTCGAAGCCATCGCCGTGGTCAACGATTAA
- a CDS encoding EthD domain-containing protein: MVKTIVCAKRKPGMSREAFLDYWQHQHGALVKQYKDALRIVRYVQSHSLDNEVSENFRRARGGLEMYDGIGEAWFNSLDDLRALGQDEGSRNALLALVKDEAQFVDQENSRFWVSEEVEII, translated from the coding sequence ATGGTAAAGACGATTGTCTGCGCGAAACGAAAACCCGGTATGAGCCGGGAAGCCTTTCTCGACTACTGGCAACATCAACATGGCGCATTGGTCAAACAATATAAAGACGCCTTGCGCATCGTCAGATATGTGCAATCGCATTCGCTGGATAATGAGGTGAGCGAAAATTTCCGACGCGCGCGTGGCGGTCTGGAAATGTACGATGGCATCGGCGAAGCCTGGTTCAATTCTCTGGATGATTTGCGCGCACTGGGTCAGGATGAAGGGTCGCGAAACGCATTGCTTGCTCTGGTGAAAGATGAAGCGCAATTTGTTGACCAGGAAAACTCAAGGTTTTGGGTTTCTGAAGAAGTGGAAATTATTTAA
- a CDS encoding MerR family transcriptional regulator codes for MFKIGDFSRVSRVSIKTLRFYDEIGLLKPTYVDRFTGYRYYAPHLLTRINRILLFKELGFSLDEIAVLLKEDLLVGEVRDALQNKREELARRIAEEQERLVQVDSWLTQIEKAEAALNYEIRLKQIKPQWVASMRGLLNSYDDATELFAELNHYLKKRQVTGQQAAIWHVCQGQAQPIDCEALILLNDYVPASNRIKVYQLPATVNASLIHHGSDETIPEAYGAVRKWITHQGYRIDGANREIYWHGNVTQNANFGITEIQYPILKSPPGTSAHY; via the coding sequence ATGTTTAAAATCGGAGATTTTTCGAGAGTCAGCCGCGTGTCCATCAAAACCCTGCGGTTTTACGATGAAATCGGCCTGCTCAAACCCACTTATGTCGACCGCTTCACCGGCTATCGTTACTATGCGCCGCATCTGCTCACACGCATCAATCGCATCCTGTTGTTTAAAGAGTTAGGCTTTTCGCTTGATGAAATTGCCGTTCTCTTAAAAGAAGATTTATTGGTCGGTGAGGTGCGCGACGCTTTGCAAAACAAGCGCGAAGAACTTGCTCGACGGATTGCCGAAGAACAGGAACGCCTCGTGCAGGTTGACAGTTGGCTTACGCAAATCGAAAAAGCAGAAGCCGCGCTCAATTATGAAATCCGCTTGAAACAGATCAAGCCGCAATGGGTCGCCTCAATGCGCGGGCTTTTAAATTCCTATGACGATGCCACCGAATTATTTGCCGAACTCAATCACTATTTGAAGAAACGCCAGGTCACGGGGCAGCAGGCGGCAATCTGGCATGTGTGTCAGGGACAGGCGCAACCGATTGATTGCGAAGCGTTGATTTTGTTGAACGACTACGTACCCGCAAGCAACCGCATCAAGGTTTATCAATTACCTGCAACTGTCAATGCCAGCCTGATTCATCACGGCAGCGATGAGACGATTCCCGAAGCTTATGGCGCGGTGAGAAAATGGATAACACATCAAGGCTACAGGATTGACGGCGCGAATCGCGAAATCTACTGGCACGGCAATGTCACGCAAAATGCAAATTTTGGCATCACGGAAATTCAATATCCGATTCTCAAATCACCGCCCGGTACTTCTGCGCATTATTGA
- a CDS encoding ABC transporter transmembrane domain-containing protein yields the protein MPKQDNKDPQEKKKQRGSPRDLLRLMVYAKPYRLRLTIALASLFIGNLIGLAFPKLVQYLIDAAFIDRDYAKLNRIGLVIMASFAVQAIFGFARAYLFAFVSERILADIRTQIYNHLIHLPLTFFDNRRTGELVSRVSSDVTVIQTATTTSLSELLRQTLILVGGIAIIAITNPKLTAVMLAIIPVVVLLTVFYGRYVRRMSTKVQDKLADANSVLEETLAAIRIVQSFAREAYEQGRYRLKIMEALQTAMRRATATGGFIAFIIFVVYSAIATILWFGSRMVIAGEITAGELTAFVLYTFVVAFTIGGMAELYTQFQQAIGATRRVFEILDTRPAIQDTADAKSLALPEGRVELRDVRFTYADERNQEVLKGVSIEARAGEIIALVGPSGAGKSTLVSLVPRFYEVTAGALLVDGIDVRDIKVSDLREAIGMVPQETILFSGTVKENIAYGRLDATDEAIENAARAAHAHEFVSEFPEGYNTIVGERGVKLSGGQRQRIAIARALLKNPAILILDEATSSLDSESERLVQDALEHLMQGRTTFVIAHRLSTVRRADRIIVLNEGRIVEEGTHEALLASGGLYKQLHDIQFRDMPTQEKAISEL from the coding sequence ATGCCTAAACAAGATAATAAAGACCCGCAAGAGAAAAAGAAGCAACGCGGCTCGCCGCGCGATTTGCTGCGGCTGATGGTTTACGCCAAACCTTATCGTCTGCGGCTAACTATCGCTTTGGCGAGTCTGTTTATCGGCAATTTAATCGGACTGGCATTTCCCAAACTCGTGCAATACCTGATTGACGCGGCATTCATTGACCGCGATTACGCCAAACTCAATCGCATCGGGTTGGTGATTATGGCATCGTTTGCGGTGCAGGCGATTTTCGGATTTGCGCGGGCTTACCTGTTCGCTTTCGTCAGCGAACGCATCCTCGCAGACATTCGCACACAAATTTACAATCACCTGATTCATTTGCCGCTCACCTTTTTCGACAACCGCCGCACGGGCGAACTGGTATCGCGTGTGAGTTCCGATGTCACAGTCATTCAAACCGCGACAACCACGAGCCTTTCGGAACTGCTCAGACAAACCTTGATTTTAGTCGGCGGCATCGCCATCATCGCCATCACCAATCCGAAACTCACAGCCGTGATGCTCGCCATCATTCCCGTTGTGGTTTTGCTCACGGTCTTTTATGGTCGTTACGTTCGCCGCATGAGCACCAAAGTGCAAGACAAACTCGCCGATGCCAATTCCGTTCTCGAAGAGACGCTCGCGGCAATCCGCATCGTGCAATCGTTTGCCAGGGAAGCTTATGAACAGGGGCGTTATCGTTTGAAAATCATGGAAGCCTTGCAGACCGCCATGCGACGGGCGACGGCAACCGGCGGTTTCATCGCGTTCATTATTTTTGTGGTGTACAGCGCGATTGCGACGATTCTCTGGTTCGGCAGCCGCATGGTGATTGCCGGAGAGATTACCGCAGGCGAATTGACCGCCTTCGTGCTTTATACATTCGTCGTGGCGTTTACCATTGGCGGCATGGCTGAGCTTTATACACAGTTTCAACAGGCGATTGGCGCAACCCGGCGGGTGTTTGAAATTTTGGATACCAGACCAGCGATTCAGGACACAGCGGATGCCAAATCGCTTGCTCTGCCCGAAGGTCGCGTTGAACTGCGCGATGTGCGCTTCACTTATGCGGACGAGCGCAATCAAGAAGTGTTAAAAGGCGTAAGCATCGAAGCGCGCGCCGGTGAAATCATCGCTTTGGTTGGCCCATCGGGCGCGGGCAAATCAACTCTGGTATCACTGGTTCCGCGTTTTTACGAAGTCACAGCAGGGGCACTCTTGGTTGATGGCATAGATGTGCGCGATATAAAAGTGAGCGATTTGCGCGAGGCAATTGGCATGGTGCCGCAAGAGACGATTTTATTTAGCGGCACGGTTAAAGAGAACATCGCTTACGGGCGACTCGATGCCACAGACGAAGCGATAGAAAATGCCGCTCGCGCCGCGCACGCCCACGAATTCGTTTCCGAATTTCCCGAAGGTTACAACACCATTGTCGGCGAACGCGGCGTGAAACTTTCGGGCGGGCAACGTCAACGCATCGCGATTGCGCGGGCGCTCTTGAAAAACCCCGCGATTTTAATTTTGGATGAAGCGACCAGTTCGCTCGATTCCGAATCCGAACGTTTGGTTCAAGATGCGCTTGAACATTTAATGCAGGGGCGCACGACTTTTGTGATTGCCCACAGGCTTTCGACGGTGCGCCGCGCCGATAGAATTATTGTGTTGAACGAAGGTCGCATCGTCGAAGAAGGTACACACGAAGCACTGCTCGCCAGCGGCGGCTTGTACAAACAACTGCACGACATTCAATTCAGAGATATGCCAACACAGGAAAAAGCTATATCAGAATTATGA
- a CDS encoding cupin domain-containing protein, producing the protein MCISINNAEHYTWGEGCDGWHLLKRDDLSIIQERVPPGKFEVRHLHHQARQFFYILSGEATMIADDERITLQAGEGIEIPPGTRHQFRNDSSAEVNFLVISCPKSHGDRENVESEPQ; encoded by the coding sequence ATATGCATTAGCATTAACAACGCAGAGCATTATACCTGGGGCGAAGGTTGCGACGGCTGGCATCTGCTCAAACGCGACGATCTGAGCATCATTCAGGAGCGCGTACCGCCCGGCAAATTTGAAGTCAGGCATTTGCATCACCAGGCGCGGCAATTTTTTTATATTTTAAGCGGCGAAGCGACGATGATTGCGGACGACGAACGCATCACGTTGCAAGCCGGTGAAGGTATCGAAATCCCGCCCGGCACGCGGCATCAATTCAGAAACGATTCCAGTGCAGAAGTCAATTTTCTGGTCATCTCTTGTCCGAAAAGCCACGGCGATAGAGAGAATGTTGAAAGCGAACCTCAGTAA
- a CDS encoding contact-dependent growth inhibition system immunity protein, producing MNYQFDRSKSLQELEGKDWSEPTYSSYLVTTCHALRRKPLNQFSVEDLRILIGQSIGLGFLIPLALEILAENPMTGGDYYPGDLLKNVLRINSFFWQENPELHQKMRAIIFEVESLKKTIEDEILPAAEKFKNLDIFSQ from the coding sequence ATGAATTACCAATTTGACCGCAGTAAAAGTTTGCAGGAATTAGAAGGCAAGGATTGGAGTGAGCCGACCTACAGTTCTTATCTGGTCACGACCTGTCACGCCTTGCGAAGAAAACCGCTCAATCAATTTTCAGTTGAAGATTTGCGAATCTTGATTGGGCAAAGTATCGGGTTGGGATTCTTAATCCCGCTCGCGCTCGAAATACTGGCTGAAAACCCTATGACTGGCGGCGATTATTATCCTGGCGATTTATTGAAAAATGTTTTGCGCATTAATTCTTTCTTCTGGCAAGAAAACCCGGAGCTTCATCAGAAAATGAGAGCCATAATTTTTGAGGTTGAGTCTTTGAAAAAGACAATAGAAGATGAAATTTTACCAGCGGCAGAAAAATTCAAAAACTTGGATATCTTCTCCCAATAA
- a CDS encoding Uma2 family endonuclease codes for MSTKVKATIEDLYEEKGKAELIDGEIQKFMPTGRRPSRASFNIALSLMEHERTHGGGVAVADNAGFIVDLPKRESFSPDAAWFAGAMDTNDDMDFFDGAPVFAVEVRSKNDYGAKAEREMAEKRRDYFAAGTLVVWDVDLLGEEIIKAYKADTPERPVIFKRGETANAEPAVPGWQMPVDDLFR; via the coding sequence ATGAGTACCAAAGTCAAAGCAACCATCGAAGACCTTTACGAGGAAAAAGGTAAAGCCGAACTCATTGATGGGGAGATTCAGAAATTTATGCCGACAGGAAGAAGACCCAGCAGAGCGAGTTTTAATATAGCCCTTAGCCTGATGGAACACGAAAGAACACATGGCGGAGGCGTCGCTGTAGCTGATAATGCAGGCTTCATTGTTGATTTACCCAAGCGTGAATCCTTCAGCCCCGATGCCGCATGGTTTGCTGGTGCAATGGACACAAATGACGATATGGATTTTTTTGATGGCGCTCCGGTCTTCGCAGTTGAAGTGAGAAGTAAAAACGATTATGGCGCGAAAGCTGAACGCGAAATGGCGGAAAAACGCCGCGATTATTTTGCCGCCGGAACCCTGGTGGTCTGGGATGTCGATTTGCTCGGCGAAGAGATTATCAAGGCTTATAAAGCCGACACCCCTGAGCGCCCCGTCATTTTCAAACGCGGCGAAACGGCAAATGCCGAACCCGCTGTACCCGGCTGGCAAATGCCGGTCGATGATTTATTTCGTTAA
- a CDS encoding Uma2 family endonuclease, with product MSTKVKATIEDLYEEPGKAELIDGEIQKFMPTGDRPARASGAIYVSLYLYERQTGLGRAYPDNTGFIVDLPNRESFSPDAAWFVGEPSGMKFLDGAPAFAVEVRSEHDYGAKAEREMAEKRRDYFAAGTLVVWDVDLLGEEIIKAYKADTPERPVIFKRGETANAEPAVPGWQMPVDDLFR from the coding sequence ATGAGTACCAAAGTTAAAGCAACCATCGAAGACCTGTATGAGGAACCCGGCAAAGCCGAACTCATTGATGGGGAGATTCAGAAATTTATGCCGACAGGAGATAGACCCGCACGAGCCAGTGGAGCAATTTATGTAAGTTTATATTTATATGAACGCCAAACCGGATTGGGACGCGCTTACCCGGACAATACGGGCTTCATTGTCGATTTACCGAACCGCGAATCGTTCAGCCCCGATGCCGCCTGGTTTGTCGGCGAACCTTCGGGTATGAAATTTCTCGACGGCGCGCCCGCTTTTGCGGTTGAGGTGCGTAGCGAACATGATTATGGCGCGAAAGCTGAACGCGAAATGGCGGAAAAACGCCGCGATTATTTTGCCGCCGGAACCCTGGTGGTCTGGGATGTCGATTTGCTCGGCGAAGAGATTATCAAGGCTTATAAAGCCGACACCCCTGAGCGCCCCGTCATTTTCAAACGCGGCGAAACGGCAAATGCCGAACCCGCTGTACCCGGCTGGCAAATGCCGGTCGATGATTTATTTCGTTAA
- a CDS encoding long-chain-fatty-acid--CoA ligase: MSEQSFSSIKELLESRVARFPEKDFLFSECDERVFTYRAFDDAVNRAAARLAALGIEHGSRVSLYLTNSAEYLIAYFACFKLGAWAGPVNSHLKAHEIEFIIANSEATVVITQTDLLPRIEEARAAIPSLQHIVVVEDSGFGIQDSAENRKKKPSAENNPQSAIRNPQLEDVAMIIYTSGTTGKPKGVLLTHGNLLVNAREIADWLRLTEADRSLMIMPLFHVNALMTTGLAALMAGGSIVLAEKFSASRHWEIVSKYGVTYFGSVATMLSLLNQTYPQGVSAKCDISSLRFALCGSAPVPIEVMKTYEALFGCTVIEGYGLSETSCRSTFNPVDEGRKVGSVGLPIGNQMNVFDEKDRELPAGQVGEIVIRGANVTGGYYKNDAANAEAFRSGWFHSGDLGYRDEEGFYYIVDRKSDMIIRGGENIYPREIDEVLYQHPKVKDAATIGVPHALYGEEVKSFIVLREGEQATEDEIMAFCREQLADFKCPKSVAFLEDIPKGPTGKLLKKELREMLK; the protein is encoded by the coding sequence ATGTCCGAGCAGAGTTTTTCCAGTATCAAAGAACTTCTTGAAAGCCGCGTCGCCCGGTTTCCCGAAAAAGATTTTCTCTTTTCAGAATGCGACGAACGGGTTTTTACTTATCGCGCCTTTGATGACGCAGTCAATCGCGCCGCCGCAAGGCTCGCTGCGCTTGGCATCGAACACGGCTCGCGGGTGAGTCTGTACCTGACGAACTCCGCCGAATATCTGATTGCCTATTTCGCCTGTTTCAAACTCGGCGCGTGGGCAGGTCCGGTCAATTCACACCTGAAAGCCCACGAAATCGAATTCATCATCGCAAATTCCGAAGCCACCGTCGTCATTACTCAAACGGATTTACTGCCGCGCATCGAAGAAGCCCGCGCCGCCATTCCGAGTTTGCAACACATTGTTGTTGTCGAGGATTCAGGATTCGGGATTCAGGATTCAGCAGAAAATAGAAAGAAGAAACCCTCAGCAGAAAACAATCCGCAATCCGCAATCCGCAATCCGCAATTGGAAGATGTGGCGATGATTATTTACACCTCGGGGACTACTGGAAAACCGAAAGGCGTGTTGCTGACGCACGGAAATTTATTGGTGAACGCCAGAGAGATTGCCGATTGGTTGCGCCTCACGGAAGCGGACAGGTCGCTGATGATTATGCCGCTTTTTCATGTGAATGCCTTGATGACCACAGGGCTTGCGGCGCTTATGGCTGGCGGGAGCATCGTGCTTGCGGAAAAATTCAGCGCCTCGCGTCATTGGGAAATTGTGAGTAAATATGGCGTGACTTATTTCGGTTCGGTTGCGACCATGCTTTCGCTACTCAATCAAACTTATCCGCAAGGGGTGTCCGCCAAGTGCGATATTTCATCGTTGCGGTTTGCGCTCTGTGGTTCCGCGCCGGTTCCGATTGAAGTGATGAAAACCTATGAAGCGTTGTTCGGTTGCACGGTCATCGAAGGGTACGGGCTTTCGGAAACCAGTTGCCGTTCGACATTCAACCCGGTTGATGAAGGGCGCAAAGTCGGTTCCGTAGGACTTCCCATCGGCAACCAGATGAACGTGTTTGATGAGAAAGATAGAGAATTGCCTGCCGGTCAAGTCGGTGAAATCGTCATACGCGGCGCGAATGTCACCGGAGGGTATTACAAAAATGATGCGGCAAATGCCGAAGCTTTTCGTTCGGGATGGTTTCATTCGGGCGATTTGGGATACCGCGATGAAGAGGGTTTCTATTACATCGTTGACCGCAAAAGCGACATGATTATTCGCGGCGGCGAAAATATTTATCCGCGTGAAATCGATGAAGTGCTCTACCAGCATCCGAAAGTCAAAGACGCGGCGACGATTGGTGTGCCGCACGCGCTTTACGGCGAAGAAGTAAAATCGTTTATTGTTTTGCGGGAAGGCGAACAGGCAACCGAAGATGAAATCATGGCGTTTTGCCGCGAACAACTTGCCGATTTCAAATGCCCGAAAAGCGTGGCGTTTCTCGAAGACATTCCCAAAGGGCCAACCGGGAAGTTGTTGAAAAAAGAGTTGCGCGAGATGTTGAAATGA